AATAGTTCTCAATCTGCATTAAATGCTGATTCAGATgtagatgatgaagatatatttgaagataataaatctttaataaagcAAACCTCTAAGAATATTAactttaaagaagaaattggtAATTTAACTATATCGATGGATCAAATTGAAAAGgaattaaatcttttgaaacatttattattaaaagctGAATTAACAAACAGTAAAGAACAACTACATATTCTACAGAAGTCACAGAGATCACTAACAAGAGaactaataaataaagatcTCTTAAAACAGCAATATATCGTACAAGAAAATGCAAAGAGTCTATATGGAAAAACTAAGTTATTTATTAGGTCTTATTTTTCAgatgatatttttgatgATGGCAATGAAATTGTATATTATCTAATTACagtaaattatattatcaatGGACAATTGAAGACATGGGAAGTAGCTAGAAGATTCAGtgaatttgttaaattaaattccCACTTAAAAAgacattttaaaaaattagtaTACCATTTACAAGGTAAAGATGGCTTTCCGAAAAAAGTTCATGTGTCATTAAAATACCACATATCAAAGACTTTATTATACGATGAgagaaaatcaaaattagaaaattatcTAAGACAATTGCTGATAATTCCAGAAATTTGTGAAGATgattttttgaagaaatttttaacaaatacCGGGAACTTTAGAGATACCTTAAAGACCAATCTCAACAATGTAGAGTCAAACAATAGTGATACTGAAGAAGAACCGCGCTCACCTTCAGAAGCTCCTTCGATGACATCATCTATGagtaatttattatctgaaAACTCTGCTAGGTCACATTTGTTTTCAGAACCTTTAATTGAAGATACTCCATTAAGAACTACAAGCATTGCAAGCGGCCAAACTGCACCTCTCAGTCCTGGAAATGATGATCATAATTTTactcaaataaattatgataattttgaagCTCAGTCATATAAAAGTAGATCCTTTATCAAGCCTATTAgtgatttatttattaacatcttttctttaaacAAGTTTAATTCGGGGTGGCTAAGAGGAAGGGCTGTAGTTGTACTAATTCAACAATTATTTGGGAGCACaactgaaaaatatattagagATAGTTTTAGAAGATATACTACGGAACAGCATATTGCAGAAGAGCTATATCGTCTGAAAGTTCATTTATGGGGGTTAGATGGtttaaaaaggaaaaacaGACAAAAGTCAAGTGAAGTATCTTTAGAAAAGActaaattagaattactGAAAAACAGAACTAATAGCaaaaaaatgtttcaaaCCTTAATGATAGAATTATGTGGAAGAGTTGTAGGTGGCCATAGATCTAAAAAGGCCTCCAACCGTATCCATGATATGTTACAAAATTCATACTTAAACGCAAGTTTAttgtttgaaatattagatGCTACCCTTGATGAGTTTATATTTAAGAGTATGTAAAAAAAGTACTATTGAATGATGCATGCATAATATTTgcaaaattttattaagttTATACTTTCATGAAACAGGCACCAGAAATACTAGCGTGATATAACCTATAGAAGTATAACAGTAGACTAACAATGGTCGTTATTGATAGTTCACATAAAATTTATGTAAGATAATCTCAGTaaaataaactattattcttttgaaGCAAAACGTCTGAATACAATATTCTTATAGAGAATGAATATTCTTAAGATTGAGAAAATTACGTATTCCAATTCATTGTACAGTAAAATCATCTTTAGTCATACCGAGAAGGTCATCGTAATGTGACTCTTCatggttattattatgagtCTTGACATTAAAAAACACTGCAATTtcctttttcaaattcaactcatttgaaatttttaaatatacttCATTGTCTACTATCTTTGTATCcctatttttctttgattttttgatcttatatttctttaaaaccGTCTTTGATAGTTTAAAtggttttttttaaattcaattggtAAATcttgatataattttaaagatttcttATAAATATTAGTCATATCTTCGTTCATTTGACAACccatattaattatatcttGAAAAGTAATATTCATTGGAGCATTATTGGCATATGATAACGATTTCCCCAGTGAACTTTTTCTAAGAtaatcattttctattttctttagGGTATTGTTTTGAATAACATCTAGAGTATTCAACTTATCCAAATATTGTCGTACTGGATTCTCATAAGAGTTTTTTTTCCTAGATAtaacaaaattattgttCAAATTCTCAAATAATTTGTCCAATTTATCGAATATCCTAGAGTTAATATCATCAGGGATATTCAAGAGATTTATATCAGGAGATGTGATATGCTTGCTAGAATTTTTCAGTATCAATTTCTGCCACCatgaatttaattctaatgcTAACATATCTTTTCCATGTTCTAACGCCTCTACAGAAACATGTTTCATAGGAAGCTGCTCATCTGAAGAGGAGTTAGTAGATTTGATATCTTGTATATTTGGTTTTAGGAATGCATTCTTAAATGGTCTTTCTACTAACAGATGATCTTGATAAACAGAATCAGTCATTGGGTCgatgatatttttcttattggGCCAAGAAGTCCAGctatctttaatattagacTTAATATAAGCATCAATTTCTTGAGGATATTTTTTCCTATTAGATCTTCttaatagattttttaatagGAATGTAGAATATAAATGTGTAGCTAAATCAGTTTGGTGATTTGTTTcgaataaatttaaaatttcatttgcttcttttattaagtttcttaattctttttcagTTATAGTAGATTGGGAGTCCACCCCATCTTCAAGCTGGGAAGTCATTGATTATAGAAtatctaaaatattttagatctgcctaatttttttaagcAATTTAGTAGCATTGGATATAAATtgtaattataattatgctattattatttactgATATATTCTGTCaaaatttatatcaaataccaatttttagaaattgaagattgaattaaaatatagcCCGAGTCCGACAAAAACGTGATCATAAGTGAAATCCTGAAAAACATAACTTAAAcattccaattttttttaaaatataatggaaagactaatattaaagaatcaaTAGAAGAGATAAAGTGTTTTATGAATTAATAGACTAATTATCCCAGCCATATAAACCATATTAGAGATGCCAGTTTTAGAGGAAATAGAAGattatgatgatattgataatcTAGAGATGGATTTATCTCAATTGACcacaacaaaaaataacaacaataataataatgatattagcaataataatacaggTATACGTCAGAGTCGTCCTGTAGAATTGCCCGTGAGCTCTGATCAAATGGCCTTTGTTAATCCTCAGACAGGACGTATTGATCACACTTCTCAACtttcaaaagaagaaatggatgaaataaaacattttaCCATATTTTACCCATGCTATTTCGATAAGAAACGTTCACATAAACAGGGTCGTCGAGTACCAATTGATTTAGCTGTTGAAAATCCATTAGCAAAAACCATGGCAGATGCTGTTCAATTATTACAGTTACCTTGTATATTTGAAGCTGATAAGACGCATCCTCAAGATTTTGGTAATCCTGGTAGAGTTCGCATTCTTTTACATCAATCAAGGTTTACAAAAAACAAGGTATTGTTAGAAATTGCTAAATATATGAAATCACATCCAACCACATTAAAATCACCAAAAGATATTCCATATGGACCTGATTTCCAAGGTGTCGAACCTAAATTAGTACCCAAAGTAAAAGGTTTTATGATGAACGAAATTGTTCCATTACATTCTCCATTATTAATGGGCCATCCAATGACTAAGAACCTGTATGAtgcaccaccaccacctgTCACTAATGAAAAGCAATTTAAAGCTccaaagaataaatataaggTTATTAGAAGGTAGTTATCATCTCAAGAGTTATTTAAGATTAATTTGATTCtgtaaatttaattaatttatcgTACTGTAACATATTTTatgtaaaaaattactttAGTTATATTTACACAAGAATAAGTGCAATTGATACCTAATATTAATAGGGAAAAAGGGAGAATTATTTGGTTGTAGATTTatgtataataaaataaataaagacTTATATACATACTAAAAGAAACAGgaagaaataaattgaaaatattaaagaaaaggTTGAAAAACAGACAAGGGTGTGTAtactttaaattatatattttctttaaattatttttagctGCTAGAGTTTTTTGGTTTATGCTAAAGTAGAGTTTAATATACTGGATAAATGCAAAAATTTACTAAAGGAACGAATCTTCTCAGTACaagatttttaatttttgatttttgatttttttttttctttttattatttttttttaattttttatcacaCACCATAAGTTTGACGATATTCATCAATCTTTGCTTTATCTTCAGAAGAGATCTTGCCATCCAAATGTTGAACAATGTTTGCTAATGAGACAATACTTAAGACGGGtatttcatatttcttGGAGACAATTTGAGTAGCGCTTAAATTATCAGCATCATCCAAGTTTACAATTTCTTGTCTATCTAATGCAATAATAACACCAACTACTTTACccttttcattatcaatgaTTTGGAAAGCTTCATTAATTGCTGTTCCGGCAGTCATGAcatcatcaataattaaGACTCTTTTACCAGATAAAGCAGCGCCCACGATGTTACCACCTTCACCATGATCTTTTGGTTCCTTTCTATTGAAAGAATATTGGATGTTTTGATACTTGGAACCACCAATTTCTGCTAATTTGGCACAAACAATGGAGGCCAACGGAATACCTTTATAAGCAGGaccaaaaataatatcaaatttcaattctGATTGAATAATGGCAATGGCATAAGCAGTGGCcaaattagataataacTTACCAGTGTTGAATAACCccaaattgaaaaagtaTGGTGATACTCTTCCtgatttcaatttaaatgaaCCAAACAATAAAGCTTTTGATTCAATGGCTAAATctaagaaatttttttggtaaTCTTCCAATGGTGGGGACATTATGTTGTGTGTATTGTGATGGTCTTGGACAATTGCCTTAGAAACTATGCAATGAGTTATAGTAGAGCCAATCTATAGgttgtatatatatatatatgtaatttttccaaattgaaggaaatttcttttcgagaagttaaatttttccaagtgatgatgatgagtCGACGTGGGGACAGagtctaaaaaaaaacaataattaaaaaaacataaaaaaaggttctatttttttttaaaacatatatcaaacattaaaatatcaacaaaATACAATATTGAAAACTTAAACGCTGAAACTACAAAACCAAGAGTTTACAATTATATCGTTTCTGTATTTTCATACATTTCATGTCGAGCCAAGTTAAGACATCAGGAAAACTAGAGCAGTTTGAGTAAGGACAATAAAGGGAGTCTACAAGATAGATTTAGGAAGAAAGTGCTTCAAAAGGTAACCACAGAATAAATACGAGCTAGGTTGGGCCATATTTACCGCAGGGGGGTTAATGCATGTTACTTTTGCTGACAAGGGGTGCCCTTACGGCGGGTAGCCCACAGTAGTGGTCATGTGTTCATCAATAGAATACTGGCACTAGTAATGTAATGATGCTAGTGATGATAATGGTAATGAACTTCTGTTTTgtaatgataaaaagtcGAGGTTGTGAGCCCTTgagtgaaaaatttttgcAGTTTTAGGTAATTGCAAATGGTTACGGAAAGACGTAAGCTTTTACAGGTATACTGAatagaatattttgttgTGAGTAGTGTTGTGAATGGTAATCATCTAAACTATCTCAACTACATTTAGCAGACTACCTATACGATTTGTCGTGATCGTTTCCCAATTCTCAGATGGGGTGACATTATCAATATAGGCTATTTCCCTTTTTGtcgaaatttttcattccTAAAATGGCCTTTTCAAAATTCGGTCTTGTTAACAATAAAAACGAAAAGTGAATACGTAAAAGAATGAAACTAAAATCCACTATAATGTCTACctatcaatatatttaatatcaatcTTTACAGCTTAAAACATTATTGtggatatttttatcattagatTTGGCAAATAGCGACTCTTCATTATTACGTCATGAGTTTGGAAAGCAGGCTGGATGATTTACTCAAGTGTTTGAATACATCTAATTTTACTACTATTACTACTGATATTAAGGGGAAAGTAAGAAAGAATAAAGTTCCACCGTTAGTTATTGACCCAACTACAAAGATActtattagaaaatgtGCATATAAGACAATCAATGTCAACAATAATAAGTTTCTTAAGAAAAGTCAGCAATCTCATCTGCGTTTGTTTGAAAACCTAATTGATAATCTAGTGATCAAATATCCTaatttccaattatttaatcttGATAGTTTAATCCAAAGACTgtattctattttaaatttgacaTCTAAACATTTGTTAAATTGGGATAGAACAGTTTTAACTCCCATTACATTATCTTCTAATGGTTGGAATTGTAAAACCAATAATGATACAATTCAAAATGATTCATTAATCTGTAGTTGTGAAAGTTGTGACTCCAAATTCTTATTAGATTTCCTAAGAAATGGAACAGCAAAAGAAACATctttgaaagaaataatgaataCTCATTTTATTGATTGCCCCTGGCGGTTTAGTAAGATTGATTTACAAAAAGTTTATtacattaataattctaatctGATAGAAGATATAAATAGAATAGattttcaattacaaaaatttaaggaaaaagaaataccTTTGGATGTTTATGATCATCAATATCTAAAAGTTCCTCAAGTTTTGcatgattttttcaaatgcaGAAACtcaaatgaattattattacttttcTATCTTTTAAAAGGTTTCAActtgaatatttcaaaatcgtTATCATCGATTAATTTACATTGTAAGATGTGTAATCATCAAATAGGAATTCGAAAATTCATGGATGATGTAAATGTTAATTACCATTTGAGTTGGTGTAGATATTCAAATCCAAACCAATTATGTGATTCTTTAGaaactttaattaatgattcaaaagaaaatttaaagaacaTAAAGGTAGATATTGAATCAAATGAAGATATGGtcttaaagaataatacTGCTATAAATGCTCAAAGAGATCAGTCAAATGATCATGATGAGATATTGCAAGATAgaatgaataaattatcaCAATATttgcaaaatatttaaaaaaataaaaatatttttagctTTCATTATATGTTTTGCTAAATATTTACTAACATATACAATAGCatacatatacatacatacacaTACACATACACATACACATACACATACACATACACATACACATACACATACACATACACATACACATACACATACACATACACATGCATacctatatatatataacaagAATACCttatatttctatattcatgattttttttattaggATGTAATTTTACAAAGCTTTTTTTGATTAGTtaaattatacatataGATACAAAGCCTAGTGcacaaatacaaatatatatgccTAATATATTCTTACTTAGGAGAAACAATTCTTGAACAAATTTGCTTGACTATCCTTACCAACTATGAAATTTCTTAGGCTTGTTTCCCTCAATTTACACaattttcaagaatttttgATAACAAACCGtttatcatattttataatatacaaaGTATGTACAGTAGCTATAAAGTTAATGTATCATGATGCCATTAATATACAAaggaaagaaaaaacaatataatattcaaaatatcaatattagcCTTTGAATATTTCTATAGTAAAATTTTCgccaaaaaatttattgattattttgaaCAAAATCTTTAACTTGTTCAACCACAtgtttaatatcattatctaaaattaaaattattaatccaTCACTGGTAATTTCGTATTTAATATGACCTTCGTTGGGTATACAGATTTGTTcatcaaatttatcaaaccattcatttaaaatatccaACTCATCTACATGGAATGGTAAAATTAACTcatcaataaattcatGACTCTTTTTAGGCTCTgtattttttgttgttgtaaCTTTTTCGGTATTATCATTGGAAGAAGATTctgatttcaaattaatatcatcttcaatagGTTCCATGTCTTCCTCTAAAAGGACCATCATTCTATAAGCAACGCTGTTGGATGACATTTTATGTtatatttggattattCTTTGTTTGACTAATAAGTTGGATATTAATATCCCCCTTTacttattatattattttttttttttaattatttaatatctgCATTCTCTATAATGATTTCTTAGCTCAGCCTATTTAGGCGATGAGCtaaaatttttagttttctcttaaaaaaaatattagttACATGATAGCGCCATTATATGTGAACTAAAGCAAATTACAATTCTttcataaaataatttaaatatttttaatctaacataaaaacaaaaatatatattgaatattaaaattcttaaaataaaatgtttatataaataaaagcataaattaataatggttGTTGGAAGAAACTTAATGGACTTCGGCTTCCGATAGATGATgcatatcattattattaccattatgGCTATTCATATCATGAGACTTGGCATATTTCTCCATATATAAAGTGTGATTTACTAAATGCAAATATGCATACATGAAATTACTTAGTAACACTTGTTGGCGTAAAGTTCTTTTAGGTTCActtaatttcaaatgacTTAAACGATAAATTGCTCTTTCTACACTAATTGGTAGTCTATAATCAAACATAATTACAGTAGAGTTCGTTAGCAATGGTAATGGGAAACCAAATGCACTGTCAGTGAAGATCATGGTACCATTAGGTTTATCTAGTCTTTTCACATCAGAGAAAGATAGTTTATGAGGTATATCAGTAGGTTGATGCTCTattacatttttatttggattAGGTCCCGAGTTTGTATGAATAGCAGATCTTCccttattattattttgtgttatattatctttttgattattggagttatttgaaaaatttgaagtTAAAGAATTCAAGTTTTCTTGAGAAGTATATGTAGTAGTATTATCAGGAACGGTATCATAATATTGCTGATTATGttgataattattatttaattgaatctGTTGATGTTGAATTTGTTGGCTTTGTTTAACTTGATAGTTTAAGGATTCTTGAGGTTTTTGCTTTAATGGAACGGGGCGAGTATCAGATTTAACATCATATTTACGAGTTTGTTTTCTGGAGCTGGTAACGTTTAAAGCAGGACGCAATGATGTAACTGTCTTCTTTTgttgaatttgattttgaatatcAAATCCATCTGATGAAGACATGAAATCAACCGGAGATGTACTTTTAACTGCTAAAATATCCCGATCTTCATCATTGTTTTCATCAGCAGTCTCATCAATTGTCTTAGTAGAACTAACAATGTTAAGATTTAATCCTTTGTTTATTCTAAATTTATGAATTGATGACTTTTTAGCGGATTTCTTTTCATCGCTAGAAGAATCTTGATGAGCCTTATTTGCAgcttttcttttaaataaattagaaaatttcaaatcgAACATTTGCCTCTTTTGCTGCGAAGCTTGATGAGTTTCATCTGTTGTTTTTTCCTCGTGttcaaaaaatgaattttctgATCCTTGTTCATTTTGGGTATTTTGACTGGTATGACTATTTTGACTAGTATGACTATTTTGACTGTTCAAAGACTGTGTAGAATTAGAAGCATTAATATTCATCTTATGAGAATATGGGAGGTaacttgaatttttatcttcCTTAGGCTTAACGGCTGTGACTTGTATTGGATATTTCTTAGGtgatttattttccttAGTAATTGAAATAGTAGGTGATGTTTTTTCAGCAGAATGTAGTTGTTTGGGAGATGAACCTTCTAAGTTAGAAGAATATTCTTCTTGGTTACTAACCCAAGACCAACCATGCCTTTTATGCTTATGCCTACGAGATTGTAATTTTGAATCTATATTAGAAATAGTTGATTTAAGAGTTGAAATATTAGAGTTGCTAATTGCATTGGTATTCAACCCTGCAATGGAATTATCCGGAACTGTAACTATAGTTTCAGGAGATGGtgaagatgaaatattaatactttCTTGGGAGCCAGAAGAATGTGAAAAATCTGTTTCTACTTCTTTATGTGTTGTTTCTTCGTTATCTTttgatttcaaatattttagtatttcttcatcatccGAGCTTGGCTGTCTATAATGGTTATAAATGTCTTGAATATCTATAGGAGATGTATCAATAATGTCTGGTTCAATGTGTTCTTTTGAAGgagttttgtttttgatttCTTCCTTTTGAACTTCTAATTGATCTTTCTTTTGATCGTTgttatgaatatttttactatAATTGTGAGTATGTTTATGTGTATGCGTATGGTTGTTGTTATTACTATTGCTATGctgatttttttgattttggctttgaatatttgatgATAAATTCTCTtgtgaattattattgttatgaATATGATCTTGTTTTGTCGATAATTGGTTTGAATAATATGCAGGTGAACTTACTTGCCTTAACTTGttatcatttttcttttcagtTAGGTGTGAAGTAGTGCTAGATGAACGAACCCTATAagtattgaattttttacgTCTTAAAGAAGAACGAACGGGAACATTAACAttttttgttaataaaatatgtgAAGCAAATTCTCCGTCGACTTCATTTAAATCTGGGATTTGTTTTAAAGTAGATTTATCTTCAATAGaagtattaatatcattagcATCATTATTGTCATCCGAAGTAGAagcttcatcatcttcctCAAGAAGTTCTctgtttatatatttaccaGTAATACTTAATGATCTTGCTAAAGTAGCTGCATTGGTTTCGGTTAGACCGGCACTATTGGATATTTTTGATAGTTCTTCcttaatatcatttaatgaaaatgtaGAGTCTGCTGAAGGTGAATTACCATGTGAAGcctttaaattattcatttcatTGTCGGAAGTGTTACGTGAATTGTTAGAGGTATTGGCTTCACGGCTTCTGTTGTAATCACTATCATCATCTGTGAAGTCTGTATAAGATTTTCTTAGAGTGGAAGGTTTTCGTACTagagaattatttttacgtcttgaattcaaatatgatttatttctttGTAGTTCCTCTTGAGTGTCTAAATCTGAGTTGGAATCTTGAACCAATCCATTGTTTAACAATGAATCTtgattgatatttttaggTTTGGCATTCGGATGCTGACTAGCAGGAACCCATAACAGATTTTTAGAAATGGgaacattttcattatcaatatcatcatccAAAGTTTGATGTGTGTGCTGCTTTGGCATAGAGGACTTATTATAACTAATCCTACCATTATAACTCACTTTGGAGGTAGACTGACCTCGTCTTAAAGAAGTATTGGCTGTGCGTTTAGATATAGTACTGCCACGAGACAATGACGCAGA
The window above is part of the Henningerozyma blattae CBS 6284 chromosome 2, complete genome genome. Proteins encoded here:
- the PML39 gene encoding Pml39p (similar to Saccharomyces cerevisiae PML39 (YML107C); ancestral locus Anc_8.828) encodes the protein MSLESRLDDLLKCLNTSNFTTITTDIKGKVRKNKVPPLVIDPTTKILIRKCAYKTINVNNNKFLKKSQQSHLRLFENLIDNLVIKYPNFQLFNLDSLIQRLYSILNLTSKHLLNWDRTVLTPITLSSNGWNCKTNNDTIQNDSLICSCESCDSKFLLDFLRNGTAKETSLKEIMNTHFIDCPWRFSKIDLQKVYYINNSNLIEDINRIDFQLQKFKEKEIPLDVYDHQYLKVPQVLHDFFKCRNSNELLLLFYLLKGFNLNISKSLSSINLHCKMCNHQIGIRKFMDDVNVNYHLSWCRYSNPNQLCDSLETLINDSKENLKNIKVDIESNEDMVLKNNTAINAQRDQSNDHDEILQDRMNKLSQYLQNI
- the RRN9 gene encoding Rrn9p (similar to Saccharomyces cerevisiae RRN9 (YMR270C); ancestral locus Anc_8.825), with product MTSQLEDGVDSQSTITEKELRNLIKEANEILNLFETNHQTDLATHLYSTFLLKNLLRRSNRKKYPQEIDAYIKSNIKDSWTSWPNKKNIIDPMTDSVYQDHLLVERPFKNAFLKPNIQDIKSTNSSSDEQLPMKHVSVEALEHGKDMLALELNSWWQKLILKNSSKHITSPDINLLNIPDDINSRIFDKLDKLFENLNNNFVISRKKNSYENPVRQYLDKLNTLDVIQNNTLKKIENDYLRKSSLGKSLSYANNAPMNITFQDIINMGCQMNEDMTNIYKKSLKLYQDLPIEFKKNHLNYQRRF
- the URA5 gene encoding orotate phosphoribosyltransferase URA5 (similar to Saccharomyces cerevisiae URA5 (YML106W) and URA10 (YMR271C); ancestral locus Anc_8.827), with translation MSPPLEDYQKNFLDLAIESKALLFGSFKLKSGRVSPYFFNLGLFNTGKLLSNLATAYAIAIIQSELKFDIIFGPAYKGIPLASIVCAKLAEIGGSKYQNIQYSFNRKEPKDHGEGGNIVGAALSGKRVLIIDDVMTAGTAINEAFQIIDNEKGKVVGVIIALDRQEIVNLDDADNLSATQIVSKKYEIPVLSIVSLANIVQHLDGKISSEDKAKIDEYRQTYGV
- the SEC65 gene encoding RNA-binding signal recognition particle subunit SEC65 (similar to Saccharomyces cerevisiae SEC65 (YML105C); ancestral locus Anc_8.826), producing MPVLEEIEDYDDIDNLEMDLSQLTTTKNNNNNNNDISNNNTGIRQSRPVELPVSSDQMAFVNPQTGRIDHTSQLSKEEMDEIKHFTIFYPCYFDKKRSHKQGRRVPIDLAVENPLAKTMADAVQLLQLPCIFEADKTHPQDFGNPGRVRILLHQSRFTKNKVLLEIAKYMKSHPTTLKSPKDIPYGPDFQGVEPKLVPKVKGFMMNEIVPLHSPLLMGHPMTKNLYDAPPPPVTNEKQFKAPKNKYKVIRR
- the TBLA0B03200 gene encoding uncharacterized protein (similar to Saccharomyces cerevisiae ZDS2 (YML109W) and ZDS1 (YMR273C); ancestral locus Anc_8.831); translated protein: MSFSSDDEYDLDNYNPSSEHIEVSPTTSPDRNSPPREDELLIAAQTLDFEVQSVKELKRFSIGSNDLVGDPELEFRVNTNVNDLSTNDVSLVKRSASLSRGSTISKRTANTSLRRGQSTSKVSYNGRISYNKSSMPKQHTHQTLDDDIDNENVPISKNLLWVPASQHPNAKPKNINQDSLLNNGLVQDSNSDLDTQEELQRNKSYLNSRRKNNSLVRKPSTLRKSYTDFTDDDSDYNRSREANTSNNSRNTSDNEMNNLKASHGNSPSADSTFSLNDIKEELSKISNSAGLTETNAATLARSLSITGKYINRELLEEDDEASTSDDNNDANDINTSIEDKSTLKQIPDLNEVDGEFASHILLTKNVNVPVRSSLRRKKFNTYRVRSSSTTSHLTEKKNDNKLRQVSSPAYYSNQLSTKQDHIHNNNNSQENLSSNIQSQNQKNQHSNSNNNNHTHTHKHTHNYSKNIHNNDQKKDQLEVQKEEIKNKTPSKEHIEPDIIDTSPIDIQDIYNHYRQPSSDDEEILKYLKSKDNEETTHKEVETDFSHSSGSQESINISSSPSPETIVTVPDNSIAGLNTNAISNSNISTLKSTISNIDSKLQSRRHKHKRHGWSWVSNQEEYSSNLEGSSPKQLHSAEKTSPTISITKENKSPKKYPIQVTAVKPKEDKNSSYLPYSHKMNINASNSTQSLNSQNSHTSQNSHTSQNTQNEQGSENSFFEHEEKTTDETHQASQQKRQMFDLKFSNLFKRKAANKAHQDSSSDEKKSAKKSSIHKFRINKGLNLNIVSSTKTIDETADENNDEDRDILAVKSTSPVDFMSSSDGFDIQNQIQQKKTVTSLRPALNVTSSRKQTRKYDVKSDTRPVPLKQKPQESLNYQVKQSQQIQHQQIQLNNNYQHNQQYYDTVPDNTTTYTSQENLNSLTSNFSNNSNNQKDNITQNNNKGRSAIHTNSGPNPNKNVIEHQPTDIPHKLSFSDVKRLDKPNGTMIFTDSAFGFPLPLLTNSTVIMFDYRLPISVERAIYRLSHLKLSEPKRTLRQQVLLSNFMYAYLHLVNHTLYMEKYAKSHDMNSHNGNNNDMHHLSEAEVH
- the TBLA0B03190 gene encoding uncharacterized protein (similar to Saccharomyces cerevisiae YML108W; ancestral locus Anc_8.830): MSSNSVAYRMMVLLEEDMEPIEDDINLKSESSSNDNTEKVTTTKNTEPKKSHEFIDELILPFHVDELDILNEWFDKFDEQICIPNEGHIKYEITSDGLIILILDNDIKHVVEQVKDFVQNNQ